In one window of candidate division KSB1 bacterium DNA:
- a CDS encoding ABC transporter permease, which translates to MIWMIAQKELLENFYSLRFRVVALLCISVMTTGNFVLLHDYQKRMEDYFLNLPKAGEARVVIKPSVLSLYAAGLQKNMGRGYDIRPGTLIMLPSATILNPNFFSSRFAVPDMAYLVKVFLSLLAVLIAFDAICNEKMQGTFRLLLSNGVPRTQVVLGKILGNLITIWMPFTFAFIFGLALITLAGKTTITTEDLARIGFFYLGSVLYLSIFVLLAVTVSARTSISSTSLVICLFLWTILTFGIPNLSSTIARASSHLPSAQALEEEKLLTYALKNEWLSAEGKMNKTETHQRIQQIENDYRNLLDRYVETTRKVSRLSPTSSYLYFASSICQSGFEDERRLKQYVLRYRDALLENPEKVSEIQFTYSPLKLPESLQNVIIELLMLLMFTGFFFAASYTSFIRYDVR; encoded by the coding sequence ATGATTTGGATGATCGCTCAAAAAGAACTGCTTGAGAATTTTTACTCTTTAAGATTCAGAGTGGTGGCGTTGTTATGTATTTCGGTAATGACTACAGGCAACTTTGTTCTTCTGCATGATTATCAAAAGAGAATGGAAGATTATTTTCTTAATCTGCCCAAGGCCGGCGAAGCACGCGTCGTGATCAAACCGTCGGTATTGAGCCTGTATGCCGCTGGATTGCAGAAAAATATGGGACGGGGTTACGACATCCGACCTGGCACACTCATCATGCTGCCAAGCGCAACCATATTGAATCCGAATTTCTTTTCATCACGGTTTGCCGTTCCGGATATGGCCTATCTTGTCAAAGTTTTCCTCAGTCTACTGGCTGTGCTCATCGCCTTTGATGCTATTTGCAATGAAAAAATGCAAGGTACCTTTCGACTTCTCTTATCTAATGGCGTCCCACGCACACAAGTAGTGCTTGGAAAAATTCTGGGGAATCTTATCACGATATGGATGCCATTTACTTTCGCATTTATTTTTGGTTTGGCGCTCATCACGCTTGCTGGGAAAACGACGATTACCACAGAAGATTTGGCAAGAATTGGTTTTTTTTACCTTGGTTCTGTTTTGTATCTGTCAATTTTTGTTCTTCTCGCGGTTACAGTCTCGGCCCGTACTAGCATATCCAGTACCAGTTTAGTTATCTGTCTTTTCCTTTGGACAATTTTGACTTTTGGAATACCCAATCTTAGCAGTACTATTGCACGAGCGAGCTCTCACCTTCCGTCCGCTCAGGCGTTAGAAGAAGAAAAGCTGCTTACCTATGCGCTTAAGAACGAGTGGCTCTCAGCAGAAGGAAAAATGAATAAAACCGAAACGCACCAACGCATCCAACAAATAGAGAACGATTATCGAAATTTGTTGGATCGTTATGTCGAAACAACCAGGAAAGTATCGCGATTGTCACCAACATCATCTTATTTATATTTTGCTTCGAGTATCTGCCAGAGTGGATTTGAAGACGAGAGACGGCTTAAGCAATATGTGCTTCGCTACCGTGATGCTCTTCTGGAAAACCCTGAAAAGGTTAGTGAAATACAATTTACGTACAGCCCACTTAAACTTCCAGAGAGCCTACAGAACGTTATAATTGAATTACTGATGCTATTGATGTTTACAGGTTTCTTCTTTGCCGCCTCTTATACAAGCTTTATCCGATATGATGTACGATGA
- a CDS encoding ABC transporter permease, with protein sequence MLWIIAKKEFLENLLNQRFAISIVLAALIAWMSTFALTKNYNDEVADYYRRVNLQSGMLDSYFHMQAWGGAVTRPPKPPSVLSSLVRGIQSDWIMLGSLDENPVPALSPFMDILFVIGIIMSVAALTLSYDRISGEKEIGTLKLLVIGSYARAKILLGKWLGGILSVVLILLIAFVGSVLIAYILSQSAWTATEWITLGALFFLSALYCTSFYSIGLYISAKTKQPSDSVILALLFWILFTLIIPTLPPYIADTIYPTPSASKLQYELFFKLEQERRDAIRALRAPYVAQRISENEIAEITKAETDKINAEYSRKRHKKEQSAMDKSAVRELITALFHFFSPFSSYALAGAELTATGAWNQVDFIRKASSYEVNITEYLNRKEEEAKKTNSNYTKMTKLDVRDRPRFDYAEEDISHRLAAAAIHSIFVMIYAMLFFVLAWKAFLRYDVR encoded by the coding sequence ATGCTTTGGATAATTGCAAAAAAAGAGTTTTTGGAAAATTTACTCAATCAGAGATTTGCAATCTCGATAGTTCTAGCTGCTCTGATTGCGTGGATGAGTACATTCGCCTTGACCAAAAACTACAATGATGAAGTTGCTGATTATTATCGGCGTGTAAACTTACAAAGCGGTATGCTTGATAGCTACTTTCACATGCAGGCTTGGGGTGGTGCTGTTACGAGACCTCCTAAACCCCCGTCAGTTTTGTCATCGCTTGTGCGCGGAATTCAAAGCGATTGGATAATGCTTGGCTCTTTGGATGAAAATCCTGTTCCGGCACTTTCCCCATTTATGGATATTTTGTTTGTCATTGGCATTATTATGAGCGTTGCTGCTCTAACCTTATCCTATGACCGTATCTCTGGTGAGAAAGAAATCGGAACATTGAAACTGCTTGTCATTGGTTCTTATGCGCGGGCGAAAATCCTACTGGGGAAATGGTTAGGCGGGATCCTTTCAGTCGTGTTAATTCTTTTAATTGCCTTTGTAGGATCAGTGCTTATTGCATATATACTGTCTCAATCCGCATGGACAGCGACGGAATGGATTACACTTGGTGCTTTGTTCTTTCTTAGCGCGTTATACTGTACATCCTTCTATTCTATTGGTCTTTATATTTCTGCTAAAACAAAACAGCCGTCGGATTCTGTCATCCTCGCCTTGCTTTTCTGGATATTGTTTACACTCATCATTCCCACTTTACCCCCCTATATTGCCGATACGATTTACCCCACACCCTCCGCGTCAAAACTTCAATACGAATTGTTTTTTAAACTGGAACAAGAGAGACGAGATGCTATAAGAGCGCTGCGGGCGCCATACGTTGCCCAGAGGATTAGTGAAAACGAAATCGCGGAAATCACGAAGGCCGAGACAGACAAGATTAATGCAGAATATAGCAGAAAACGGCATAAAAAAGAACAATCAGCCATGGACAAATCTGCGGTCCGGGAACTTATTACAGCACTGTTTCATTTCTTTTCCCCATTTTCAAGTTACGCACTGGCTGGCGCTGAATTGACAGCAACGGGTGCCTGGAATCAGGTGGATTTTATAAGAAAAGCAAGCAGCTATGAAGTCAACATTACCGAATATTTAAATCGAAAAGAAGAAGAAGCAAAAAAAACGAATTCGAACTATACTAAAATGACCAAATTGGACGTTCGCGATCGGCCCCGATTTGACTATGCAGAAGAAGATATTTCCCACCGCCTGGCAGCGGCTGCAATTCATTCAATTTTCGTTATGATTTATGCTATGCTTTTTTTCGTACTGGCTTGGAAAGCATTTTTGCGATATGATGTGAGATGA
- a CDS encoding transposase — MDGSKGLRKAIAEVFGDQAIVQRCQWQKRENVVAYLPKSQQAQVRQKLQRAYEQPTYEKAKQALLRLRGELKLLNQSAVISLDEGFEETLTLHRLGVFKELGISLKTTNSIESVNSHVERLTRKITSWRNSSQRQRWLASALLAIEPQLRKLKGYRYIPMLQRALQSSSVSRS, encoded by the coding sequence ATGGATGGCAGCAAAGGGCTACGCAAAGCGATTGCAGAGGTGTTTGGCGACCAAGCCATTGTCCAACGTTGTCAATGGCAAAAGCGCGAGAACGTTGTCGCCTATTTACCCAAATCGCAGCAGGCCCAAGTGAGACAAAAGCTCCAGCGCGCCTATGAACAACCAACCTACGAGAAGGCGAAACAGGCGTTGCTTCGCCTTCGAGGCGAACTGAAACTTTTGAACCAGTCAGCCGTAATCAGCCTCGACGAAGGTTTTGAGGAGACCCTCACGCTGCATCGTTTGGGTGTTTTCAAAGAGCTCGGCATTAGTCTCAAAACCACCAACAGCATCGAATCTGTGAATTCCCATGTCGAGCGCTTGACACGCAAAATCACATCATGGCGTAACAGCTCTCAACGACAACGTTGGCTAGCGTCGGCGCTCTTGGCAATAGAACCACAGTTGAGAAAACTCAAGGGGTATCGCTATATCCCGATGCTACAACGTGCGTTACAAAGTAGTTCGGTATCCAGATCGTAG